One genomic window of Hymenobacter sp. J193 includes the following:
- a CDS encoding murein L,D-transpeptidase catalytic domain family protein: MKGLLRRVSGLMLGVISVLGAEAAVAAPPRAGGNPRSVQLSEVQRAFYQTAFEQEVLRTYTAARLSLTGLRPDVYRKALLGYYNLQQHGSAAAGAPLTIIDFNLPSRQKRLWVIDVRQNRLLHHTLVAHGKNTGEDLARTFSNRNGSEMSSLGFYVTGQPYTGKHGLSLKLHGMDDDYNSHAADRAVVVHGADYVSEAFVRQHGRLGRSQGCPALPVTEAPRIIRAIQAGSVVFAHAPQNVSYASAWLTLDSALYGFARAKGLQVVG; this comes from the coding sequence ATGAAAGGACTGTTGCGCAGGGTTAGTGGGCTGATGCTGGGAGTGATAAGTGTGCTGGGAGCAGAAGCCGCTGTGGCCGCCCCGCCTCGGGCGGGCGGCAATCCACGCAGCGTACAGCTTAGTGAAGTGCAGCGCGCATTCTACCAGACGGCGTTTGAGCAGGAAGTATTGCGCACCTACACGGCCGCCCGCCTTTCCCTTACCGGTCTGCGGCCTGATGTATACCGCAAGGCGCTGCTGGGCTACTACAATCTGCAGCAGCACGGCTCCGCTGCTGCCGGCGCGCCCCTCACCATCATCGATTTCAACCTGCCCAGCCGCCAGAAGCGTCTGTGGGTAATTGACGTGCGCCAGAACCGGCTGTTGCACCACACGCTGGTAGCGCACGGCAAAAACACCGGTGAAGATCTTGCCCGGACATTTTCTAACCGCAACGGCTCCGAGATGAGCAGCCTGGGCTTTTACGTAACGGGCCAGCCATACACTGGCAAGCACGGCCTGTCGCTAAAGCTGCACGGGATGGACGACGACTACAACTCCCACGCCGCCGACCGGGCCGTAGTGGTCCACGGCGCCGATTACGTGAGTGAGGCCTTTGTGCGTCAGCACGGTCGGCTGGGACGCAGCCAGGGCTGCCCGGCCCTGCCCGTAACTGAGGCGCCGCGGATTATTCGTGCCATTCAGGCGGGCTCAGTGGTGTTTGCGCACGCTCCGCAAAACGTTTCTTATGCTTCGGCCTGGCTGACCCTGGACTCGGCTCTGTACGGCTTTGCGCGGGCCAAAGGCCTGCAGGTAGTGGGCTGA
- a CDS encoding DUF4199 domain-containing protein, with translation MADLRITPENNGVRYGLLTAAGMVLYFLVAGLLGLTGRVELSYLNVVILAVGICLAIARYRRYRHDRMPYLHGFGTGIITAIVASVAFGFFFLAYAVLNPGLVEQLRTTDLFGADLSITICFLAILLQGAMSGVIISLVAMQYFKSPDHMPMQGVE, from the coding sequence ATGGCTGATTTACGCATCACCCCCGAAAACAACGGCGTCCGCTATGGCTTGCTGACGGCCGCTGGCATGGTTCTCTATTTTCTGGTAGCTGGCCTGCTGGGCCTCACTGGCCGCGTGGAGCTGAGCTACCTCAACGTGGTAATACTGGCCGTAGGCATCTGCCTGGCCATTGCCCGCTACCGGCGCTACCGCCACGACCGGATGCCCTACCTGCACGGATTCGGCACAGGCATCATCACGGCCATTGTGGCTTCGGTGGCATTTGGGTTCTTTTTCCTGGCCTATGCTGTTCTCAACCCCGGCCTGGTAGAGCAGCTACGCACCACCGACCTATTCGGGGCAGATCTGTCGATAACCATCTGCTTTCTGGCCATTCTGCTGCAGGGCGCTATGTCGGGCGTTATCATCTCTCTGGTAGCAATGCAATACTTCAAAAGCCCCGACCACATGCCCATGCAGGGAGTGGAGTAG